ttcttctgctcctcctccagatcagaggcgataaaagttgtagcctccgatcgggtcgggtgaatatgtacttcctctttttcttcataaattaaagagggcggCTTTTCAATGATGGCATTTACCTCTATTCGGGGTGCCTTCCGAgcagagttggattctgctcggaccatctcgatatagcatcgccgagctgctaactgatctccccgtacttctcccactttgtcttcgacagggaacttcatcttctggtggaaggttgagacgaccgctcggaattcgccgagcaccggtcgtcccaaaatgacgttgtaggacgagggagagtcaaccaccacgaaatttattgtcctggtcctccggctcctctcccagaggtagccaaccggatctgtctgaacttcattgccgtaaacccatagaggtcGTCACATGGTcgcggctcgatcaatttgcggtgatcgaaagccttcttgaatatgatgttgaccgagctcctgtgtcaacaaatacgatgaatagtgtaatttgctattacgcTTTAATGcacgtcgtcgtggggcacttcaactccttctaagtctccgggcccaagtgatttccggtccacttgcccgctcttggctacagtcgactgcgtggatctgcagctgacggccgcctttctggctcggttggagtctcctccggtcggcccgctgATAACGCGTTGATCtcgcccgggaagtattgcttttTCCTCTTCTCGAGTGGGCCGGGACCGTTCTCGGACGCCCGGCGATTATCCgtctcggagatcggtgccgatagggtgtctgttgatgtcgccttcggtgcgggtccggtcagcgtcctttgtctcctgtcggtgGGAGGTGACCGTCGTTCGCCTTCCTAGGAACGGATTGGCCACGAAGGAAGACTTGACAATCCTTCGTGTTGCGATCCGTCTGCGGTGGAAGGAGCAACatagggtccacctcttctttggcttgggcggcGGCCACTTTGTACGTGCGACTGGcgtggggatcggattgcttgcTCTCGATCCTCTAGGTGGGCCGGCGTCTTTATTCGcttcggcatgaataggtgcctCGGTAGGAGTTTCCggcggcttgtgcttcttccacgtttatgtattcgttggcccgatgtagcatatgatcataatcccggggcggctttcggatgagcgaccggaagaagtccccatccacaaggccctgcgtgaaggcattcatcatcgtctccgatgtggccgttgggatatccatcgccacttggttgaatcgctggatgtaggctcgaagcgattctctcgactcttgcttgatggcaaacaagctgacacttgtcttctgataacgccgactgctagcgaagtggtggaggaaggccgttcggaagtccttgaagctagtgatggatccgtccggcagcctccgaaaccaccgttgagccgatcccgagagagttgtaaggaagacgcggcactttactccatctgtatattgatgcagtgtagctgtgttatcaaacttacccagatgatcatccgggtccgttgttccgttgtactcgctgatcgtcggaggcacgtagtgcttgggtagagggtctcgtagaatagcctccgagaattggcgattgatccgctcgggagatgagtccgcccggggggcttttccttttctgtcatcccgccttggcatttcgtctgaagaagagcctctatctcttcgagctggtgcggcttcaggggtgcgaaataaggcccggtggaatgcgacggtggcttgaggtgcgtcCGCTCGACCACCCGATGCAGATGTTGcctgttgctccggccgctcggctgatgctttttgttttaactccacaagtttggcggctcTCATTTCGACCaaagcgtcgagttcttccgtcgaaagcgtcaccgtgtgttgtcgtccagcctcgtccattgttcccgttcgaatgcaggtgcgttcccacagacggcgccaaattgatcctgtccgaaccaggagtcaacgaacgctggggacgtggcgctccctgctggaccctcgagcgctccggcgaacctgcaacaaaaccgagcccgggcgtgtcccggcgacggccctccgatgctcaagtcaggcgaggaatggatgaagaaagtggctgcagaatgaagacttgtgtacctccggtgaagaaatggagaccttatataaacctctcgaagaagcctgggcgcgccaatcaaagcaaccacctgctcttgaccatgcccaggtatgggtctgtcagaagggccatgcccagatatggatctgtcaggaagacgtccaagaggccatactgctactgtatcaacctttccatgatgtgacggcaagatcctccatcgtgcgatcttgtgtacggcctaatcatcagacatgcttctgctgatatcccatatcccgagccgagcgcataggccgctcgaccacctttgtaccctcgcccttatcttggccgaacggacaacccgctcgggccttcggtcccagccgagcggacttccgctcgggccttcggtcccagccgagcggactcccgctcgggccttcgatcctcctgccttggcgtcggaaacccaagcccatggatgggttatctctagctccgctcggaccattacccgcttggccagccctccatccgtccttaggctgggacccttcaaaAGGTGGGCctcccattcttaccgccggatcataaaTGATTTATATATTCTATTTCTTGAATCATTTCCGAATCATCTCTTTAAGATTTTCTTCTCTTTACCTACCTTCCTCAATACGATTTTCTTCCCTCTGTCTATTTTCTGTAATAAcaagttttttttcctttcaataATTTGTTCCTCCATCCTCAAGCTAATAGCATGCATGCCTTCAATTTCTTCTTTTTGCCCTCCCTGTCTTCGAATTTCATGAGATAAATTGCTTCTCTTGTACAGATTAATGAACCAACCAATTTTTTTGAGAAAAATCTAACAAATCAAAACATGAAACGAGTAAGTCTTACAATATTAGAAATTTTAatgcaaataaattaaaattgtaaAAAAGTCATAATCAATATCAATGATCACCCACTAATTAATCCATAGTTGTCAATGCTAACAAATTAACAAGTCATGAAGACTCTTTTGGCTCTGAAACAGTAGGCATCACAAAACCATAAAAATGATGTCAGTGTGAACAAATACTTAAGTAGAATTTTCTTCAAATTTGaatattaaatttagaatctCTAAGTACATATAACAAAATCAAATACAAGATAATAAAAAAGACTTGCTAGTCTTCTTACTAcacattgattaatttaaatcACAACTCACGGGAAACCAAAGCACAGGTAAGCATAAAACCTAGCTAAGATGACATATAAAGATGAAATATCAAAATTCTGGCATTCAGCAAATCCTTTTTAATAGTTACTACAACTGTTGCAGATAGATTAAACATATAATAGCAACAGATTTACACTTAGAGTTTAAAATAGTATGagaaaatttccaacccaacaaAGTCAAAAAATAACGAATGATCATGTTTAGTTTGTTATTTCCTGATGCAGAAACAAATGAATAAAATGATTGAATTATGAAAGCTTACCTAATTTCATCTGTTTGGACCTCAAATCTCAAGTAAGACTTGGAAGTGGTCTGGAAATTAGATGATACGTTGGGGCATAAAAGAGAGAAGGCAGAAGACAATGACTTGCTATTCTTTTTCATCAAATGCTGACTTGTTTGGTTTGAGTTAAAAAGGTGCTTAGTGTCAACAGTGTGGGGTAATTTTTCATGGACAGCTTGCACAAATTCCGTCAAAGATGAAGGAAGAGGACCAAAAAATTTGTTGTATATATGAGCTAAATCTGTTTATATAAAAGTAAATTGATCAAATGGTATTGGTAAAActggcaaaaataaaaaaaaaagagagagacttCTATGAGCATAAACAACAAATCTAGAAGACAATTATGACCAACAATCAATTTTCCTGCTGATGCAAGAAGATCAACAACATGCCGAAATCCAACAGAAGACTTGATTCTTTTTTCTGTATTTTTTCTCAGATCTTCAAGGACATCTTTCTGCATATAAAAAGTAAATAACAAAATTTAGTATTCACATGGTTGAGCGTCAGTCTACATGCAAAGTCCTGTCAAACATTGTTTGCGAGATATAACTGTTTGAAATTGTGCGTTGTTGATACCAGCATCTTCTTTGTCAATGTAAGCTTTGTCAGGACTTCTAAGTATAGAATCATGCCATTTATGAAGCTTGTTCTTCATCCTCTCCGAAAAAAAGAATGTCAGATGTTCTTGCAATTGGTATATCCACAGGCTCCTCAAAATTACAAAAGGAATTAGCTAATCCGTCAAAGTACTCTGAAGATAAACCTATGAGGGCTTCTCCTTCTTGTTCTCTGGATAAATAAGACATTCCTAGGATTAACAAATGCTTAAGATTTAAACAAGTCGAACatcatgttggttggtcctaggaagatcgtaccggttccactgtacaaaaattttgtacaagtgtcaaatattttcctaaacaacctattgtgttctttaaaagttaaattaggaatcacaaacggaacttaacattattaattccaaatttaatttatctgttcttaatggtttagatttggattgcaagcagaacttaacactattaatccaaatcaacctatgttataaatttaattaaatattaatttctaaaattgacttctaggactgcatggtgaggcatatgaccttcttgggtatgggagcatccaccaccgcctagacaaagtcttttaaggaaagctaatatttaatttctttatataactttaggtttaaccaaaaagaacaatcgaatcacaaattcgaaaaacaaagaaaaacacaaactcaaattacaattcgaaaaactaaaatctaatacctcttgtgtttggaattcatacaaaagaaaaactaatatgacgcggaaaataattattagttataccttcctttgtatgtaacaacctcttgatcttctaccgtatttctcttcttatcccggacgttgtgtgggcaacgatctaccgagatgagaaccacccaagcccttcttcttcctccttgcaagtttcggccaaaccaagaatcctccaaggatgtagaatttcggccaccaccatcaagctccaag
The genomic region above belongs to Zingiber officinale cultivar Zhangliang chromosome 11A, Zo_v1.1, whole genome shotgun sequence and contains:
- the LOC122032091 gene encoding poly(A)-specific ribonuclease PARN-like; amino-acid sequence: MKNKLHKWHDSILRSPDKAYIDKEDAGINNAQFQTKDVLEDLRKNTEKRIKSSVGFRHVVDLLASAGKLIVGHNCLLDLAHIYNKFFGPLPSSLTEFVQAVHEKLPHTVDTKHLFNSNQTSQHLMKKNSKSLSSAFSLLCPNVSSNFQTTSKSYLRFEVQTDEIR